In the genome of Hymenobacter cellulosivorans, one region contains:
- the rpoN gene encoding RNA polymerase factor sigma-54, with product MQRLDMKQLLSQKLSPQQIQFIKLLQIPTAELEARIKEELEVNPALEEGDENTDDELEDQERDDDDSDDADDYDDPDSEFDNDDNTLDEDFDAGSEEQPEIEVPTKEEDPVEAPKDNEELDLGDYLNDDEIAGYKMQGDGPGEPEDDREMPLADTGASLTDALLDQLGFADLDEKQESIGRQLIGSIDNDGYIRRDLSAIANDLAFSQNIEADEAEIEGVLHVIQSFDPAGIAARDLQECLLLQLERRHQDEVTEHAERILSETFDEFTKKHYQRIQQKLDLEDDELKEAIALILKLNPKPGGTGPVGMGKVQYIIPDFILTNDNGVFNLTLNARNAPDLRVAPAYTEMFQTYDKAAKKDKKMKEAVTFVKQKLDSARWFIDAIKQRQQTLLRTMDSIVRYQHDFFLEGDESKLRPMILKDIATEIGMDISTVSRVANSKSVQTEFGIYPLKYFFSEGIATDSGEDASSREVKHILKEIIEGEQKNKPLSDDKLEKMLNARGYNIARRTVAKYREQLNIPVARLRKEL from the coding sequence ATGCAAAGACTTGACATGAAGCAGCTTCTCTCCCAGAAGCTGTCTCCCCAACAGATACAGTTCATTAAGCTGCTGCAAATCCCGACAGCAGAGCTGGAGGCGCGCATCAAGGAAGAGCTGGAAGTAAACCCGGCCCTGGAGGAAGGCGACGAAAACACCGACGACGAGCTGGAAGACCAGGAGCGCGACGACGATGATTCGGATGACGCCGACGACTACGATGACCCCGACTCCGAGTTTGACAACGACGACAACACCCTGGACGAGGACTTCGACGCGGGCAGTGAGGAACAGCCCGAAATAGAAGTCCCGACCAAGGAGGAGGACCCGGTTGAGGCACCCAAGGACAACGAAGAGCTAGACCTGGGCGACTACCTCAACGACGACGAAATAGCGGGCTACAAGATGCAGGGCGACGGGCCCGGCGAGCCCGAAGACGACCGGGAAATGCCCCTGGCCGATACCGGTGCCTCTCTCACCGACGCCCTACTCGACCAGCTAGGCTTTGCTGACCTCGACGAAAAGCAGGAATCCATCGGCCGCCAGCTGATTGGCTCCATCGACAACGACGGCTACATCCGCCGCGACTTGTCGGCCATTGCCAACGACTTGGCCTTTTCCCAGAACATTGAGGCCGACGAAGCCGAAATTGAGGGCGTACTGCACGTTATTCAGAGCTTCGACCCGGCCGGTATTGCCGCCCGCGACCTGCAGGAGTGCCTCTTGCTGCAGCTGGAGCGCCGCCACCAGGACGAAGTAACCGAGCACGCCGAGCGGATTCTGAGTGAAACGTTCGATGAGTTTACCAAGAAGCACTACCAGCGAATTCAGCAGAAGCTGGATTTGGAAGACGATGAGCTCAAGGAAGCCATTGCCCTGATTCTGAAGCTCAACCCCAAGCCCGGTGGCACAGGCCCAGTGGGCATGGGCAAGGTGCAGTACATCATTCCCGATTTTATCCTGACCAACGACAATGGTGTGTTCAACCTCACGCTGAACGCGCGCAACGCTCCGGACTTGCGGGTGGCCCCGGCCTACACCGAGATGTTCCAGACCTACGACAAGGCGGCCAAGAAGGACAAGAAGATGAAGGAGGCCGTGACGTTCGTCAAGCAGAAGCTCGACTCGGCCCGCTGGTTTATTGATGCCATCAAGCAGCGCCAGCAAACCTTGCTCCGCACCATGGATTCCATCGTACGCTATCAGCACGACTTCTTCCTCGAGGGCGACGAGAGCAAGCTACGACCCATGATTCTGAAGGATATTGCTACCGAAATCGGTATGGACATCAGTACTGTGAGCCGGGTAGCCAACTCCAAGTCGGTCCAGACGGAATTCGGTATTTACCCGCTCAAGTACTTTTTCTCCGAGGGCATTGCCACCGACTCGGGCGAGGACGCCAGCTCGCGGGAAGTGAAGCACATTCTGAAGGAAATCATTGAGGGTGAACAGAAAAACAAACCCTTGAGCGACGACAAGCTGGAAAAAATGCTCAACGCCCGCGGCTACAACATTGCTCGCCGCACCGTGGCTAAGTACCGGGAGCAGCTCAATATTCCGGTGGCCCGCCTGCGCAAGGAGCTGTAG
- the asnS gene encoding asparagine--tRNA ligase: protein MSVRRSSVQELLNSQELEREVVVKGWVRTRRGNKYVQFIAINDGSGFNSIQVVADAENFPEEKLQADGVGMGAAVMVRGKLVASQGKGQSVEIQASEITVYGKVDLDEYPLQKRGKDQKGISLDELRKIAHLRPRTNTFGAILRIRHAMAFAVHQFFNDRGFYYVHTPIITGSDAEGAGQMFRVTTLPEQNPPLTEDKSAVDYEQDFFGKQTNLTVSGQLEGEIAAMALGKVYTFGPTFRAENSNTTRHLAEFWMIEPEVAFNDLQDNMDLAEDFLRYLVRYALDNCQDDLKFLNEQYDKELLGRLQFVVDNDFQRLNYTEAVEILKTAKQKFEFPVDWGTDLQSEHERYLVEKHFKKPVILTNYPKDIKAFYMKLNDDDKTVRAMDVLFPGIGEIIGGSEREESLEKLTKRMAEMNVPEHDLWWYLELRKYGTAPHSGFGLGFERLILFVTGMGNIRDVIPFPRFPKSAEF from the coding sequence ATGTCTGTCAGAAGGTCGAGTGTGCAGGAGCTGCTCAACAGCCAGGAGCTGGAGCGCGAAGTAGTGGTGAAAGGCTGGGTGCGTACGCGCCGCGGCAATAAATACGTGCAGTTCATTGCCATCAATGATGGTTCTGGCTTCAATTCCATTCAGGTTGTCGCCGACGCCGAAAACTTTCCCGAAGAAAAGCTCCAGGCCGACGGCGTAGGCATGGGCGCGGCCGTGATGGTACGCGGTAAGCTCGTCGCCAGCCAGGGCAAGGGACAGAGCGTGGAAATTCAGGCTTCGGAAATCACCGTCTACGGCAAGGTTGACCTCGACGAGTATCCGTTGCAGAAGCGTGGCAAAGACCAGAAAGGTATTTCCTTGGATGAGCTGCGCAAAATTGCCCACCTGCGCCCCCGCACCAACACGTTTGGAGCCATCCTGCGCATCCGGCACGCCATGGCCTTTGCCGTGCACCAGTTCTTCAACGACCGGGGCTTCTACTACGTGCATACGCCCATCATCACGGGCTCCGATGCCGAAGGCGCCGGCCAGATGTTCCGGGTAACCACGCTGCCCGAGCAGAACCCGCCGCTGACCGAAGATAAGTCGGCAGTAGACTATGAGCAGGACTTCTTCGGCAAGCAAACTAACCTGACCGTATCGGGGCAGCTGGAAGGCGAAATTGCCGCCATGGCGCTGGGCAAGGTCTACACCTTCGGTCCCACGTTCCGGGCCGAAAACTCCAACACGACCCGCCACCTGGCCGAGTTCTGGATGATTGAGCCCGAGGTGGCCTTCAACGACCTGCAGGACAACATGGACCTGGCCGAGGATTTCCTCCGCTACCTGGTGCGCTATGCCCTCGACAACTGCCAAGACGACCTCAAGTTCCTCAACGAGCAGTACGACAAGGAGCTGCTGGGCCGCCTGCAGTTCGTGGTCGACAACGACTTCCAGCGCCTGAACTACACCGAGGCGGTGGAAATCCTGAAAACGGCCAAGCAGAAGTTCGAATTCCCCGTGGACTGGGGCACCGACCTGCAGAGCGAGCATGAGCGGTACTTGGTGGAAAAGCACTTCAAGAAGCCCGTTATCCTGACCAACTACCCCAAGGATATCAAGGCCTTCTACATGAAGCTCAACGACGACGACAAAACCGTGCGGGCCATGGACGTGCTCTTCCCCGGCATCGGCGAAATCATCGGCGGCTCGGAGCGGGAGGAAAGCCTGGAGAAGCTCACCAAGCGCATGGCCGAGATGAACGTGCCCGAGCATGACCTATGGTGGTACCTGGAGCTGCGCAAGTACGGCACGGCGCCCCACTCGGGCTTCGGTCTGGGCTTCGAGCGCCTCATTCTGTTCGTAACCGGCATGGGCAACATCCGCGATGTCATTCCCTTCCCGCGCTTCCCCAAGAGCGCCGAGTTTTAA
- a CDS encoding alginate O-acetyltransferase AlgX-related protein yields MKHILFVLLFLLLLGPALQAKFQWVGEPTLAGAYHVSEHPTFSAENLTSGKYQADLEKYLEDRIGFRTWLIQLRNQLSFSLLGVARSTDLILGNNVLFQQGPVNAYLGKDFMGEAEIQRRVRRMRIVQDDLAKRGIPFLFMMAPNKGRYQPEDLPYWTLKQKQPLTNYEVFVREMKANQVNLLDFCQLFARWKDTTAYALFPSGGTHWSAYGSTLAADTLFKRIEKLGSFDLVDFRRVGPLAASPDDVRGTDGDLSGPLNLLFGYKHYPMAYPNIVFDSLKASQQRPNMLVSGDSFGAALMQFNPYFQTLFAPESRYWGVEGTVFRFAAESSETGEKLAQLDFRKEVESRQFIMLLITEHNLPYEKFINQLYDLYHPLSEADKARINQIKAELSSKAAWGEENDPAFISRVEQEAMAIFEKEQTK; encoded by the coding sequence ATGAAGCATATTCTCTTTGTCCTCTTATTCCTGTTGTTGCTCGGGCCGGCGCTTCAGGCAAAGTTTCAATGGGTTGGGGAACCCACCTTGGCTGGGGCCTACCACGTATCCGAACATCCTACCTTCTCCGCCGAAAACCTTACCTCCGGGAAGTACCAGGCCGATTTGGAGAAGTATCTGGAAGACCGGATTGGCTTCCGGACCTGGCTTATTCAACTCCGCAATCAGCTGTCCTTTTCCCTTCTGGGCGTAGCGCGCTCCACCGACCTGATACTTGGCAACAACGTCTTGTTTCAGCAAGGCCCGGTAAATGCGTACCTGGGGAAAGACTTTATGGGCGAAGCCGAAATTCAGCGGCGGGTGCGCCGTATGCGTATCGTGCAGGATGACCTGGCCAAGCGCGGCATTCCTTTCCTGTTCATGATGGCCCCCAACAAAGGCCGCTACCAACCGGAAGACCTACCCTACTGGACGCTCAAGCAGAAACAGCCCCTGACCAACTATGAGGTGTTCGTTCGGGAAATGAAAGCCAACCAGGTTAATCTGCTGGATTTCTGCCAGCTGTTTGCGCGCTGGAAAGACACGACGGCGTATGCCCTGTTCCCGAGCGGCGGCACCCACTGGAGCGCGTATGGCTCTACCCTGGCCGCCGATACGCTGTTCAAGCGCATCGAAAAGCTGGGCTCTTTCGACTTGGTTGATTTTCGCCGCGTCGGCCCCCTGGCGGCAAGCCCGGATGATGTGCGCGGCACCGACGGCGACCTGAGCGGCCCGCTCAACCTGCTTTTTGGCTATAAGCACTACCCCATGGCCTACCCGAACATCGTCTTCGACTCGCTGAAGGCCTCCCAGCAGCGTCCCAACATGCTGGTTTCGGGCGACAGCTTCGGGGCGGCGCTCATGCAGTTCAACCCCTATTTCCAGACCTTGTTCGCGCCCGAGTCCCGCTACTGGGGCGTGGAAGGAACCGTCTTCCGGTTTGCTGCCGAGTCGTCTGAAACAGGTGAGAAGCTGGCCCAGCTGGATTTTCGCAAGGAGGTTGAGTCCCGGCAGTTTATTATGCTTCTGATTACAGAGCATAATCTGCCCTACGAGAAGTTCATCAACCAGCTCTACGACCTGTACCATCCCCTCTCCGAAGCCGATAAGGCCCGCATCAACCAGATCAAAGCCGAGCTGAGCAGCAAGGCGGCCTGGGGCGAAGAAAATGATCCGGCCTTCATCAGCCGCGTGGAGCAGGAAGCCATGGCCATTTTCGAAAAGGAACAGACGAAGTAG
- a CDS encoding MBOAT family O-acyltransferase translates to MVFSSTLFLFYFLPAFLLVYYLVPRFLKNAVALTASLLFYAWGGINFLALFLGSVVLNFYIIRLMDAAVGWQKRIYLILSILLNVGMLFYFKYANFFLENVSVLNTALGGEGLTWEKVVLPIGISFFTFEKLTYSIDVYRGVNKPLRSFWDFMLYIMLFPKMIAGPIVRFHEIADQLTDRAAFETIDHKLAGLFRFVLGLAKKVLIANTLGQEADRIFGLAPAELSAPLAWMGAVCYTFQIYFDFSGYSDMAIGLGRMIGFQFPENFNNPYVSRSITEFWQRWHITLGRWMRDYLYIPLGGNRVSTGRLYANLWTVFILSGFWHGAAWNFIAWGAFHGLFLVLDRLFLLRVSKRLGALSIIPTFLVTVVGWVLFRAESLGAAQAYIHQMFGGSWVALPYFTLEFWYTLLLAFLFSFAAAFPLVERWELGVLAAHRWSKASMLALSVTTAVLLILSTSYIIGSNFNPFIYFRF, encoded by the coding sequence ATGGTATTTAGCAGTACGCTCTTTCTATTTTATTTCCTCCCTGCCTTTTTACTGGTTTACTACCTAGTCCCGCGCTTCCTCAAGAATGCCGTAGCGCTTACTGCCAGCCTGCTTTTTTATGCCTGGGGAGGCATCAACTTCCTGGCCCTGTTTCTGGGCTCGGTCGTGCTCAACTTCTACATCATCCGCCTCATGGATGCGGCTGTCGGCTGGCAGAAGCGCATCTATTTAATTCTTAGCATCCTGCTCAATGTGGGTATGCTCTTCTATTTCAAGTACGCCAACTTCTTTCTGGAGAACGTGAGTGTGCTCAATACCGCCCTTGGCGGCGAAGGACTAACCTGGGAAAAGGTGGTGCTGCCCATCGGCATTTCGTTTTTCACCTTCGAGAAGCTCACCTACTCTATCGACGTGTACCGCGGCGTCAACAAGCCTCTGCGCAGCTTCTGGGACTTCATGCTTTACATCATGCTGTTTCCCAAGATGATTGCCGGGCCCATCGTGCGCTTCCACGAAATTGCCGATCAGCTCACCGACCGCGCCGCCTTCGAGACCATCGACCACAAGCTGGCCGGTCTGTTTCGCTTTGTGCTAGGCTTGGCCAAAAAAGTCCTGATTGCCAATACCCTGGGCCAGGAAGCTGACCGTATTTTCGGCCTTGCGCCGGCCGAGCTGTCGGCCCCGCTGGCCTGGATGGGGGCCGTGTGCTATACCTTCCAGATCTACTTCGACTTCTCGGGCTACTCCGACATGGCCATTGGCCTGGGCCGCATGATTGGCTTTCAGTTTCCCGAAAACTTCAACAACCCCTACGTTTCGCGCTCCATCACCGAGTTCTGGCAGCGCTGGCACATCACGCTGGGCCGCTGGATGCGCGACTATCTCTACATTCCGCTGGGCGGCAACCGGGTAAGCACCGGCCGGCTGTATGCCAACCTGTGGACGGTTTTCATCCTGTCGGGCTTCTGGCACGGGGCCGCCTGGAACTTCATTGCCTGGGGCGCCTTTCACGGCCTGTTTCTGGTTCTGGACCGCCTGTTTCTGCTGCGCGTGTCCAAGCGCCTGGGGGCGCTCAGCATTATTCCCACCTTCCTGGTTACGGTAGTAGGCTGGGTGCTGTTCCGGGCCGAAAGTCTGGGCGCGGCGCAGGCCTACATCCACCAGATGTTCGGGGGAAGCTGGGTGGCTCTGCCCTATTTTACCCTGGAGTTCTGGTACACCTTGCTGCTGGCATTCCTCTTCTCGTTTGCCGCCGCCTTTCCCCTGGTTGAGCGGTGGGAGCTGGGTGTTTTGGCCGCGCATCGCTGGTCGAAGGCCAGCATGCTGGCTCTGAGCGTGACGACGGCCGTGCTCCTGATCCTGAGCACGAGCTACATTATCGGCAGCAACTTCAACCCCTTCATTTACTTCCGGTTTTAG
- the uvrA gene encoding excinuclease ABC subunit UvrA: MAKKTTASRTTAKSPAPVVAPPAPQPQRAADVEAPFIEVYGAREHNLKNVSVQIPRGQLVVFTGISGSGKSSLAFDTIYAEGQRRYMETFSAYARSFMGGLERPDVDKIEGLSPVISIEQKTTSRNPRSTVGTITEIYDFLRLLYARTAEAFSYATGQKMIRQSDEQIINYILKHFADKKLVVLAPVVKGRKGHYRELFQQIAKLGFTKVRVDGELLDITPKMQVDRYKIHDIEIVIDRLKATKEDRFRLSGSVQNSLTHGKGTMLVLDSDSGKTQFFSRFLMDPTTGIAYDDPAPNTFSFNSPYGACPTCNGLGEVQEITEDSVMPDKKLSISRGGIAPLGEYRDIWIFQQLSTILKRHKASLSTALDKLPADLLDKLLYGVEEEEGSDPKKAGYVEPFEGIIPFLRRQMDSDSENIRTWIQEYTQAKECPECRGYRLKKESLHFKIADKNIGELSVMDIAQLAQWFEGLEDRISDRQNLIARELLKEIRKRIGFLLEVGLEYLNLHRSVRTLSGGESQRIRLATQIGTQLVGVLYIMDEPSIGLHQRDNERLIKALQHLRDIGNSVIVVEHDKDMIMNADYVLDIGPGAGIHGGSIVAHGSPTEIFQSGSLTSQYLSGQKHIELRRQKRKGDGGQLVLKGATGHNLKNVTAKFPLGKLVAVTGVSGSGKSSLIHDTLYPILNQHFFNAKRDPLPYQSIEGLELIDKVIEVDQSPIGRTPRSNPATYTGVFTEIRSLFASLPEAKIRGYGPGRFSFNVKGGRCETCEGAGMRTIEMNFLPDVHVPCESCKGRRYNRETLEVRFKGKSITDVLDMTVEKAVEYFENQPRILRKIQVLNEVGLGYLTLGQQATTLSGGEAQRVKLATELGKKDTGKTFYILDEPTTGLHFEDINHLSDVLQKLVDKGNTVLIIEHNLDLIKVADHIIDLGPEGGGGGGTIVAQGTPEQVAKVKKGHTARFLAEELKVSKYAEEKA, encoded by the coding sequence ATGGCTAAGAAAACGACTGCCTCCCGTACTACTGCTAAATCACCTGCTCCCGTAGTAGCGCCGCCGGCTCCCCAGCCCCAGCGCGCCGCCGACGTGGAAGCACCCTTCATTGAGGTGTACGGTGCCCGGGAGCACAACCTGAAAAACGTGTCGGTCCAGATTCCTCGGGGCCAGCTGGTGGTATTCACCGGCATTTCGGGCTCGGGCAAGTCCAGCTTGGCCTTCGACACGATTTACGCCGAAGGCCAGCGCCGCTACATGGAGACGTTTTCGGCCTACGCCCGCTCTTTTATGGGCGGCTTGGAGCGTCCCGACGTCGACAAGATCGAAGGCTTGTCGCCGGTTATCAGCATCGAGCAGAAGACGACCTCGCGCAACCCCCGCTCCACGGTGGGCACCATCACCGAGATTTACGATTTTCTGCGCCTACTCTACGCCCGCACGGCCGAGGCCTTCAGCTACGCCACGGGCCAGAAGATGATCCGGCAGAGCGACGAGCAGATCATCAACTACATCCTCAAGCACTTTGCCGACAAAAAGCTGGTGGTGCTGGCTCCCGTAGTGAAAGGTCGTAAAGGCCACTACCGGGAGCTGTTCCAGCAGATTGCCAAGCTGGGCTTCACCAAAGTGCGCGTCGATGGCGAACTGCTCGACATCACGCCCAAAATGCAGGTGGACCGCTACAAGATCCACGACATCGAAATCGTCATCGACCGGCTCAAGGCCACCAAGGAAGACCGGTTCCGCCTCTCGGGCTCGGTGCAGAACTCGTTGACCCACGGCAAGGGCACGATGCTGGTGCTGGATTCGGACTCGGGCAAGACGCAGTTTTTCTCGCGCTTCCTGATGGACCCCACCACCGGCATTGCCTACGACGACCCGGCCCCCAACACCTTCTCGTTCAACTCGCCCTATGGTGCCTGCCCTACCTGCAACGGCCTGGGCGAGGTGCAGGAGATTACCGAGGACAGCGTGATGCCCGATAAGAAGCTGAGCATCAGCCGCGGTGGCATTGCGCCCCTGGGGGAGTACCGCGACATCTGGATTTTCCAGCAGCTCAGCACTATTCTCAAGCGCCACAAGGCCAGTCTCTCCACCGCCCTCGACAAGCTGCCCGCCGACCTGCTCGACAAGCTGCTCTACGGTGTGGAGGAAGAGGAGGGAAGTGACCCCAAAAAGGCCGGTTACGTGGAGCCCTTCGAAGGCATCATTCCCTTCCTGCGCCGCCAGATGGATTCCGACTCGGAGAACATCCGGACCTGGATTCAGGAATATACCCAGGCCAAAGAGTGCCCTGAGTGCCGCGGCTACCGCCTCAAGAAAGAGTCGTTGCACTTCAAGATTGCCGACAAGAACATCGGGGAGCTCTCGGTGATGGACATTGCCCAGCTGGCCCAGTGGTTTGAGGGTCTGGAAGACCGGATTTCTGACCGCCAGAACCTGATTGCCCGCGAATTGCTCAAGGAAATCCGTAAGCGGATCGGCTTCTTACTGGAAGTGGGTCTGGAGTACCTGAACCTGCACCGCTCGGTCCGGACCTTGTCGGGTGGGGAGTCGCAGCGGATTCGCCTGGCTACCCAGATTGGTACCCAGCTCGTGGGTGTGCTCTACATCATGGACGAGCCCAGCATTGGCCTGCACCAGCGTGACAACGAGCGCCTCATCAAGGCTCTGCAGCACCTGCGCGACATCGGCAACTCGGTCATTGTGGTGGAGCACGACAAGGACATGATTATGAATGCCGACTACGTGCTCGATATTGGCCCCGGGGCCGGTATTCACGGTGGCAGCATCGTGGCCCACGGCTCCCCAACAGAGATTTTCCAGTCGGGCAGCCTGACCTCGCAGTATTTGAGCGGGCAAAAGCACATCGAGCTCCGCCGCCAGAAGCGCAAGGGCGACGGAGGCCAGCTGGTGCTGAAAGGCGCCACCGGCCACAACCTGAAAAACGTGACGGCCAAGTTCCCGCTGGGCAAGCTGGTCGCTGTAACGGGCGTGTCGGGCTCGGGCAAGTCGTCGTTGATTCACGACACGCTCTACCCAATTCTCAACCAGCACTTCTTCAACGCCAAGCGCGACCCGCTGCCTTACCAGAGCATCGAAGGGCTGGAGCTGATTGACAAGGTAATCGAAGTCGACCAGTCGCCGATTGGGCGCACCCCGCGCTCTAACCCGGCTACCTATACCGGCGTGTTCACCGAAATCCGCAGCCTGTTTGCGTCGTTGCCGGAAGCTAAAATCCGGGGCTACGGGCCAGGCCGCTTCTCGTTCAACGTGAAAGGTGGGCGCTGCGAAACCTGCGAAGGCGCTGGCATGCGCACCATCGAAATGAACTTCCTGCCCGACGTGCACGTGCCCTGTGAATCCTGCAAAGGCCGGCGCTACAACCGCGAAACGCTGGAAGTGCGCTTCAAGGGCAAGAGCATCACCGATGTGCTCGACATGACGGTGGAAAAAGCTGTGGAGTACTTCGAAAACCAGCCTCGGATACTGCGCAAGATTCAGGTGCTGAACGAAGTAGGTCTGGGTTACTTGACATTGGGCCAGCAGGCCACTACGCTGTCGGGCGGCGAGGCCCAGCGGGTAAAGCTGGCTACCGAGCTCGGCAAAAAGGACACGGGTAAGACCTTCTACATCCTCGATGAGCCGACCACCGGTTTGCACTTCGAAGATATCAACCACCTCTCTGACGTGCTCCAGAAACTGGTCGACAAGGGCAACACGGTGCTCATCATCGAGCACAACCTGGACCTGATTAAGGTGGCCGACCACATCATCGACCTCGGGCCCGAGGGCGGTGGGGGCGGCGGTACCATCGTGGCCCAGGGTACGCCTGAGCAGGTGGCCAAAGTCAAGAAAGGCCACACGGCCCGCTTCCTGGCTGAGGAGCTCAAAGTCAGTAAGTACGCCGAAGAAAAGGCGTAG
- a CDS encoding TMEM175 family protein, with the protein MDGNEKAQHNRDAFQIERVILFTDAVFAIAITLLVIEIKVPELEHPTEQGVQSILAHLIPKFVGFFLSFFIIAIYWTAHHRIFRFVRRLDNRLLWLNLLFLLSIILMPFTTAYQSEYSLLRTPWILYSINIAFTGIMQIVLQRHLSNARHELVAAPEHEHPDLDIARPLMSPVVFISSIALAFVLPPIALRMIPAVAFPLLAFLNRRRYRRLEATYRQKHGTRALA; encoded by the coding sequence ATGGATGGCAACGAAAAAGCCCAGCACAACCGCGACGCTTTCCAAATTGAGCGAGTAATTCTCTTCACCGATGCCGTTTTTGCCATTGCCATTACGCTGCTGGTCATCGAGATTAAAGTACCCGAGCTGGAGCACCCGACTGAGCAGGGCGTGCAGTCCATCCTAGCTCACCTGATTCCGAAGTTTGTCGGCTTTTTTCTGAGCTTCTTCATCATCGCCATCTATTGGACGGCCCACCACCGGATTTTCCGCTTCGTGCGCCGTCTCGACAACCGGCTGCTATGGCTAAACTTGCTGTTTCTGCTCAGCATTATCCTGATGCCCTTTACGACGGCCTACCAGAGTGAATACAGTCTGCTGCGCACCCCCTGGATTCTGTACAGCATCAATATTGCGTTTACCGGCATCATGCAGATCGTCCTGCAACGCCACTTGAGCAATGCCCGCCACGAACTGGTAGCAGCCCCCGAGCACGAGCACCCCGACCTTGATATTGCCCGCCCGCTGATGTCGCCGGTGGTATTTATCAGCAGCATTGCCCTGGCTTTTGTGCTGCCGCCGATTGCTCTGCGCATGATACCTGCCGTAGCCTTCCCGCTGCTAGCCTTCCTAAACCGCCGCCGCTACCGCCGCCTGGAAGCCACATATCGGCAGAAGCACGGCACCCGGGCGCTGGCTTAG
- a CDS encoding DUF4142 domain-containing protein has translation MKRIPLSLLCASLLTLGACSSNDSATTTTETNTNSEEAGGNAGDNYMNAATNGDTSSTSMPGDSTQAGSADANRTAPADMNGSAGPGDTAPHSTDPEFMMSAAHSDQNEIQLSKLALEKGVTGAAKDHANMMIKDHTKSTADLKAIATKKKVTLPTDMDAEHKAIAATMQKLSGKDFETKFMDQMVIDHQKTLNTLKAHQQMTKDADLQGFIGKVTPVVQSHLDMSKQHSTMKM, from the coding sequence ATGAAACGGATTCCTCTCAGCTTGCTCTGTGCAAGTTTGCTCACCCTGGGCGCCTGCAGCAGCAACGACAGCGCTACGACTACCACCGAAACGAACACCAACTCGGAAGAGGCGGGTGGTAACGCCGGTGACAACTACATGAACGCCGCCACCAATGGCGACACCTCCTCGACCAGCATGCCCGGTGACTCTACCCAAGCGGGTAGTGCCGATGCCAACCGTACGGCTCCGGCTGATATGAACGGTAGCGCTGGCCCCGGCGACACGGCGCCCCACTCCACCGACCCTGAGTTTATGATGTCGGCGGCCCACAGCGACCAGAACGAGATTCAGCTCAGCAAGCTGGCCCTCGAAAAAGGTGTAACCGGCGCGGCGAAAGACCACGCCAACATGATGATTAAGGACCACACCAAGTCGACGGCCGACCTGAAGGCCATTGCCACCAAGAAAAAGGTGACGCTGCCGACCGACATGGATGCCGAGCACAAGGCTATTGCGGCCACCATGCAGAAGCTGTCGGGCAAGGACTTCGAAACCAAGTTCATGGACCAGATGGTAATCGACCACCAGAAAACGCTGAACACGCTCAAGGCCCACCAGCAGATGACCAAGGATGCCGACCTGCAAGGCTTCATTGGCAAGGTGACGCCAGTAGTGCAAAGCCACCTGGATATGTCGAAGCAGCACAGCACGATGAAAATGTAA
- a CDS encoding DUF4142 domain-containing protein → MPLLLPVLLAACSPDSSKKDPVAEAQFQNEKRIGDENVTEKQERDAEFVVNAASDGMLEVELGKLAQQKATNPAVKTFGQHMVEQHSEANNALKALAGRKSLVLPASLGQEQQETYSKLAALTGTEFDKQYMASMVKDHKRDADEFEDMSEDAYDGDIRGFAAKYAPVLKEHLDMAEKLNDQIEELP, encoded by the coding sequence ATGCCCCTGCTGCTGCCCGTGCTACTGGCGGCCTGCTCTCCTGATTCGAGTAAGAAAGACCCGGTAGCAGAGGCGCAGTTTCAGAACGAGAAGCGCATCGGCGACGAGAACGTGACCGAAAAGCAAGAGCGTGACGCCGAATTTGTGGTAAATGCCGCCAGCGACGGAATGCTGGAAGTGGAGCTAGGTAAGCTGGCCCAGCAGAAAGCAACCAATCCCGCCGTCAAGACCTTTGGCCAGCACATGGTGGAGCAACACAGCGAAGCCAATAATGCCCTAAAGGCCCTGGCCGGCCGCAAAAGCCTGGTATTGCCCGCCAGTCTGGGCCAGGAGCAGCAGGAAACCTACAGCAAGCTAGCTGCCCTAACCGGCACTGAGTTCGACAAGCAGTACATGGCCAGCATGGTCAAGGACCACAAGCGCGACGCAGACGAGTTCGAGGACATGAGCGAGGATGCCTACGACGGCGACATTCGCGGCTTCGCGGCCAAGTATGCGCCCGTGCTGAAAGAACACCTGGACATGGCTGAGAAGCTCAACGACCAGATAGAAGAATTGCCTTAA